The following are encoded in a window of Platichthys flesus chromosome 19, fPlaFle2.1, whole genome shotgun sequence genomic DNA:
- the LOC133975200 gene encoding proteinase-activated receptor 2-like, which yields MDLTRCLWLVSMFCCCVSVTSDKAKGRGFIGVIDPENSGQVVVDRATAETLKSPLTTVFLPIIYIIVFLVGLPANGMALWVFLFRTKKKHPSSIYMANLALADLLFVIWTPLKIAYHLNGNDWTYGEPLCKVLVSFFYGNMYCSILFITCLSVQRCWVVAHPLSQQSKNTNVAVGVCVSIWAFIWLTTTPLYLYDHTVKLKDPNITTCHDVNIIKDLENPFPSVQLPFYYFTFMAVVVFLIPCVVIVVAYILLLRALGNSMEESTAAKNRHRAVVLIVTVLVTFMVCFIPSNIMLVVHYALLKNGVINNGYGFYISTLCLASLNSCLDPFIYYFVSEDFRNHVKNTLLCRSSRTVERMRVSFSSMKYSRKSKSYVSDTGDTKSSTC from the exons ATGGATTTAACTCGGTGCTTGTGGCTCGTGTcaatgttctgctgctgcgtcTCTGTCACCTCAG ataAGGCCAAAGGACGGGGGTTCATCGGGGTTATAGACCCTGAAAACTCTGGACAAGTTGTTGTGGACCGCGCCACTGCAGAGACGTTGAAGAGTCCCCTCACCACAGTCTTTCTCCCAATCATCTACATCATCGTATTTTTGGTTGGACTTCCTGCCAACGGCATGGCACTCTGGGTCTTCCTCTTCAGGACCAAAAAGAAGCACCCGTCATCAATTTACATGGCCAACCTGGCACTGGCTGACCTGCTCTTTGTCATTTGGACGCCCCTAAAAATCGCCTACCACCTAAACGGCAACGACTGGACCTATGGAGAGCCGCTGTGCAAAGTCCTTGTGAGCTTCTTCTACGGGAACATGTACTGCTCCATTCTGTTCATCACCTGTCTCAGTGTGCAGAGGTGCTGGGTCGTGGCTCACCCTCTGTCCCAGCAGAGCAAGAACACCAACGTGGCTGTTGGCGTGTGTGTCTCCATCTGGGCTTTCATCTGGCTCACCACAACCCCTCTGTACCTGTATGACCACACTGTCAAGCTCAAAGACCCGAACATCACCACCTGCCATGACGTCAACATCATAAAAGACCTTGAAAATCCATTCCCCTCTGTCCAGCTCCCGTTCTACTACTTCACCTTCATGGCCGTCGTTGTGTTCCTCATCCCTTGTGTAGTGATCGTTGTGGCCTATATTCTGTTACTCAGAGCTCTGGGGAACAGCATGGAGGAAAGTACGGCAGCAAAGAACCGACACAGAGCCGTGGTGTTGATCGTGACCGTCCTGGTGACATTCATGGTGTGTTTCATCCCCAGTAACATCATGCTGGTGGTGCATTACGCTCTACTGAAGAATGGAGTGATAAATAATGGTTACGGCTTCTACATCTCCACATTATGCCTGGCCAGTCTCAACAGCTGCCTGGACCCATTCATCTATTACTTTGTGTCTGAGGACTTCAGGAACCACGTGAAGAACACTTTGCTGTGCCGCAGCAGCAGGACTGTGGAGAGGATGAGAGTTTCATTCAGCTCCATG
- the LOC133975129 gene encoding proteinase-activated receptor 2-like, translating to MTSVTRSHQLLLLLCFLQTVLSQIDERGFTGTETNNGVSVSSQAKEVLSSSLTTVFLPIIYIIVFAVGLPTNALAIWVFLFRTKEKHPSSIYMANLALADLLFVIWVPLKIAYHFNGNNWIYGEGLCKVLVAFFYANMYCSIAFIACISVQRYWAVVNPLSLHQRNNRLAVCVSVTVWVVVWLLTIPLYLYDQQVLVTNLNIFTCHDVTKPSQKEIAAGYFLTMGIVGFVAPTVVCIISYVLMLKALRNSMKDENIAKKRRKAVVLIITVLVMFLVCFTPSNIMLLVHYILLLGGATNNLYGFYITTLCLASLNSCFDPFVYYFISEDFRDHVKNTFLCRSERTVERMRVSFSALKYSKKSNTYTSDSRNTQSTEC from the exons ATGACTTCTGTTACTCGGTCGcatcagctgctcctgctcctgtgtttCCTACAGACCGTCCTGTCGCAGATAG ACGAAAGAGGCTTCACCGGAACAGAGACCAACAATGGGGTGTCGGTCAGCTCCCAAGCCAAAGAAGTCCTCAGCAGTAGCCTCACGACCGTCTTCCTCCCGATCATCTACATCATCGTGTTTGCTGTGGGGCTGCCCACCAACGCCTTGGCGATCTGGGTCTTCCTCTTCCGCACCAAGGAGAAGCACCCGTCCTCCATCTACATGGCCAACCTGGCCCTGGCCGACCTGCTCTTCGTCATCTGGGTCCCCCTAAAAATCGCCTACCACTTTAATGGCAACAACTGGATCTACGGAGAGGGTCTGTGCAAAGTGCTGGTGGCTTTTTTCTACGCCAACATGTACTGCTCCATCGCCTTCATCGCCTGCATAAGTGTTCAGCGTTACTGGGCCGTGGTCAACCCGCTGTCCCTGCATCAGAGGAACAACCGTCTAGCTGTGTGCGTCTCCGTCACAGTGTGGGTGGTGGTCTGGCTTCTCACCATCCCTCTGTACCTCTACGACCAACAGGTCCTTGTCACCAATCTCAACATCTTCACATGCCATGACGTCACCAAGCCCAGTCAGAAGGAAATAGCTGCAGGCTACTTCCTGACAATGGGCATAGTGGGGTTTGTGGCTCCCACCGTCGTGTGCATCATCTCCTACGTCCTTATGCTCAAGGCGCTCAGGAACAGCATGAAGGACGAAAACATCGCAAAGAAGCGACGGAAGGCCGTGGTCTTGATCATCACAGTGTTGGTTATGTTCTTAGTGTGTTTCACTCCCAGTAACATAATGCTGCTGGTGCACTACATCCTGCTGCTGGGCGGGGCAACCAACAACCTGTACGGATTCTACATCACCACCCTGTGCTTGGCGAGCCTCAACAGCTGCTTCGACCCCTTTGTGTACTACTTCATCTCCGAGGACTTCCGGGACCATGTGAAGAACACGTTCCTGTGCAGGAGTGAGAGGACGGTGGAGAGGATGAGGGTCTCCTTCAGCGCTCTGAAGTACTCGAAGAAGAGCAACACGTACACGTCCGACTCACGGAACACGCAGAGCACTGAATGTTAA